Proteins co-encoded in one Listeria ivanovii subsp. ivanovii genomic window:
- a CDS encoding ATP-binding cassette domain-containing protein, producing the protein MREIKLKAVSKTLKKREVIRDVTITMGGNNVYGFQGVNGSGKTVLFKLILGFLKPTIGEIFIDGKKMHDKIEFASDTGFIIEYPGFVKYYSGFENLKLLAAIQNKITDKTIYEAIAKVGLNPNNKNKVKDYSLGMRQRLGIAQLFMENPTIIILDEPTNALDTDGINMLKNLIAEWRTQGKLVLLTSHNEAFLKEVCDNLYIIENGGIMEVHTI; encoded by the coding sequence ATGAGAGAAATTAAATTAAAGGCAGTATCTAAAACATTAAAGAAACGCGAAGTCATCCGTGATGTTACTATTACGATGGGTGGAAATAACGTTTATGGTTTTCAAGGGGTAAATGGATCAGGAAAAACTGTTTTATTTAAGCTGATTTTAGGGTTTTTAAAGCCTACAATAGGAGAAATATTTATTGATGGGAAAAAAATGCATGATAAAATTGAATTTGCATCAGATACCGGTTTTATCATCGAGTATCCCGGATTCGTCAAATACTACTCTGGCTTTGAAAATTTAAAATTACTCGCCGCTATTCAAAATAAAATAACTGATAAAACGATTTACGAAGCGATTGCCAAAGTAGGACTAAATCCCAATAATAAAAATAAAGTGAAAGATTATTCATTAGGCATGCGCCAACGCTTAGGAATCGCTCAATTGTTCATGGAAAATCCCACTATTATTATTTTAGATGAGCCGACAAACGCACTAGATACAGACGGAATCAACATGCTGAAAAATTTAATTGCTGAATGGCGAACACAAGGTAAACTAGTACTACTGACCAGCCATAATGAAGCCTTTTTAAAAGAAGTTTGCGATAATCTATATATTATTGAAAATGGCGGTATCATGGAAGTGCATACGATATGA